In Ailuropoda melanoleuca isolate Jingjing chromosome X, ASM200744v2, whole genome shotgun sequence, a single genomic region encodes these proteins:
- the VGLL1 gene encoding transcription cofactor vestigial-like protein 1 isoform X1, translated as MEEMGKTGVQLPKPVKTEWNSRCVLFTYFQGDIGSVVDEHFSRALSNVKSPQAWSPLNQSSDVILRNDTDMPPNQWRFSSPWTKPEPEASFAYGATNCDLHGPSLLTPDQYPVSLAGSPSVESDELWHYPSLGSPSSSELGYPQAYSSGHMVPEPQPDEKYEPFLSVLQQDRHLVHPPESAVWEDCSSAQVARSVGLLCDLSSSSAHDKKIYFPPDGGPAIANLASEKNQSPERRNMFFY; from the exons ATGGAAGAGATGGGGAAGACTGGTGTCCAGCTGCCGAAACCTGTAAAGACTGAGTGGAATTCCCGGTGTGTCCTGTTCACCTATTTCCAGGGGGACATCGGCAGCGTAGTGGACGAACACTTCTCCAGAGCTCTGAGCAATGTCAAGAGCCCCCAGGCATGGAGCCCCTTGAACCAGAGCTCAGATGTGATCCTGCGGAATG ATACTGACATGCCTCCAAATCAGTGGCGTTTCTCTTCTCCGTGGACCAAGCCAGAGCCAGAAGCATCTTTTGCATATGGTGCCACCAACTGCGACTTGCACGGGCCCAGTCTCCTGACTCCGGATCAGTACCCAGTGTCCCTGGCGGGGAGCCCCTCCGTTGAGTCTGACGAGCTGTGGCACTACCCCTCCCTAGGCAGCCCCAGCTCCTCAGAGCTTGGCTACCCTCAGGCCTACTCCAGTGGGCACATGGTTCCAGAGCCCCAGCCTGATGAGAAGTACGAGCCCTTCCTAAGTGTCCTCCAACAAGACCGACACCTAGTCCATCCTCCGGAATCTGCAGTGTGGGAGGATTGCAGCTCTGCCCAGGTAGCCAGAAGCGTGGGATTGCTCTGCGACTTGTCCTCCAGCTCAGCGCACG ataagaaaatatatttcccccCAGATGGTGGACCTGCCATTGCCAACCTTGCAAGTGAAA